The Limnospira fusiformis SAG 85.79 genomic interval ACCCAATTGCTTAGAAACCCGGTTTCTTGGAGAAACCGGGTTTCTTGACTTCCGAGGGAGAAGCCGGGTTTCTTGACTTCCGAGGGAGAAACCCAATTGCTTAGAAACCCGGTTTCTTGGAGAAACCCGGTTTCTTGACTTCCGAGGAAGAAGCCGGGTTTCTTGACTTCCAAGGGAGAAACCCAATTGCTTAGAAACCCGGTTTCTTGGAGAAACCGGGTTTCTTGACTTCCGAGGGAGAAGCCGGGTTTCTTGACCTCCGAGGGAGAAACCCAATTGCTTAGAAACCCGGTTTCTTAGAGAAACCGGGTTTCTTGACTTCCGAGGGAGAAGCCGGGTTTCTTGACTTCCGAGGGAGAAACCCAATTGCTTAGAAACCCGGTTTCTTGGAGAAACCGGGTTTCTTGACTTCCAAGGGAGAAGCCGGGTTTCTTGACTTCCGAGGGAGAAACCCAATTGCTTAGAAACCCGGTTTCTTGGAGAAACCGGGTTTCTTGACTTCTGAGGGAGAAGCCGGGTTTCTTGACCTCTGGGGGAGAAACCCGACTATAATTGATAATTGTATCGGTGTCTGACGCACCCTACTATTAAATAAACTACTATGACAATTATACCACTAATTGAAGATAGCGATCGCCTAGAAATGAGATTAAAAGAAATTCCCCCGGTTCCGGGTGTGTATTTCATGAAAGATGGTAATGAGAATATTCTGTATATTGGGAAATCGAAAAAATTGCGATCGCGGGTGCGTTCCTATTTTCGCGATCGCCAGAAACATAGTCACCGGATTAACTTAATGATTCAACAGGTGACAGATATTGAATTTATCGTTACTGATACCGAAGCCGAAGCCTTGGCTTTAGAAGCTAATTTGATTAAAAACCATCAACCTCATTTTAATGTCTTACTCAAGGATGATAAAAAATATCCCTATCTGTGTATTACTTGGTCGGAACCATACCCGCGCATTTTTATTACCCGAAAACGTAATTTAAGCAATCCCAAAGATAGATATTATGGCCCTTATGTAGATACCGGACTATTGCGAAGTAATCTACAATTGGTTAAGCGTCTATTTCCCCTGCGTCAACGTCCTAAACCTTTGTTTAAAGACCGTCCCTGTTTAAATTATGATATAGGTCGCTGTCCGGGAGTTTGTCAGCAGATGATCTCCCCAGAAGATTATCATCAAATTGTCCAAAAAGTGGCGATGGTTTTTCAAGGACGCACAGAAGAACTTATCAAAAATTTAACCGCGCAAATGCAACAAGCCGCCGCTGAGTTAAACTTTGAAACCGCCGCCAAATTCCGCGATCGCATTCAAGGTTTACAGTCTCTCAACCAAGACCAAAAAGTTTCCCTTCCTGATGAAACGGTGTCTCTTGATGCGATCGCTTTGGCTACTGACGGACAACAAGCCTCCGTGCAACTTTTCCAAATCCGCGCCGGACATTTGGTCGGTAGATTAGGCTTTTTGGCGAAAGTTTACCCTAGTGAAACAGCCTTGACTTCCCTAGAGTTGGGGGGAATTATTCAGCGGGTTTTACAGGAACATTATCAAACCGTTGATGCTGTGGAAATTCCCAGCGAAATTGTGCTACAATATAGTTTACAAGATGGGGAGTTAGTAGCAGATTGGTTAAGCGATCGCAAAGGTCGGAAAGTTACCTTAATTACTCCCCAAAGACAAGCCAAACTCGATTTAATCGCAATGGTCGAACGCAACGCTAACTATGAGTTAATGCGACTGCAAAAATTAAGCGATCGTCATCATCAATCTCTCCAAGACTTAACCGAAATTCTCGACCTTCCCGACCTTCCCCACCGCATAGAAGGTTATGATATCTCCCATATTCAGGGTTCTGATGCAGTCGCCTCCCGCGTGGTATTTATTGATGGTTTACCCGCCAAACAACACTACCGACAGTATAAAATTAAAAATCCTGATGTGCATTCGGGAAGGTCTGATGATTTCGCCAGTTTAGCAGAAGTAATTGGTCGCCGTTTTCGAGATTATCAGAATTTAGAACCCCAGGATAAGCCAGATTTGATTATGATTGATGGTGGGAAAGGTCAACTCTCAGCCGTCGTGAAAGTTTTGCAAGGTCTGGATATTTTAGAAGAGTTGAAGGTGATTAGTTTAGCCAAACGCCGAGAGGAAATTTTTGTCCCTGGTGAGTCTCAACCATTAACTACCCATCCTGAACAACCTGGGGTACAATTATTGCGACGACTACGAGATGAAGCCCATCGATTTGCGGTTAGTTTCCATCGTAACCAACGCAGTAAACGCATGAAGCGATCGCATTTAGATGACATTCCCGGACTCGGACACCACCGCCAAAAATTGCTATTAGGTCACTTTCGGTCTATTGATTATATTCGCATGGCAACCCCCACACAACTGGCGGAAGTTCCCGGAATTGGCGAAAAACTAGCCCGACAAATTTATGATTATTTCCATCCTTCTACCTGATGCAGATTAAGCTATGATATATGGCAGCTTCCGGGAAGATGTGCTATAAATAGGACTAGATTGGTCTGACTCAAAATCCTAGAATCTCAATCCCACCATGAAATTAATTGACGGTCCGCAAAATCATCCGACTATCCAAAAAATACAGTGGATAACTAACCCCCTTGGTTATATGGAGAATTGTCACCGTAAATATGGAGATGTCTTTGCAGCTAAAATCGGCGTTGCGGGTCGCCCAGTCGTCTTTGTTTCCCACCCCCAAGCTATCCAAGAAATCCTCACCCGCGATACTAAAGAATTTACCGCCCCTGGTTCATCTAATCGTATTCTAGAACCTGTGGTAGGGGATAAATCCGTGATTTTACTTGATGATAAAAACCACCTAAGACAGCGGAAACTCTTAATGCCGCCTTTCCATGGGGAAAGGATGTTTAATTATGGTAAATTAATCTGTGATTTGACCACAAAAATCGGCGACACTTTACCAATTGGCAAGACTTTTCTGGCGCGAGATTATGTGCAGAAAATCTCCCTGGCTATCATTCTTCAGGCTGTGTTTGGAGTCTACGAGGGACCCCGTTACGATCGCCTGAAAAAATTAACCACCGAACTGGTCGCTGTGACTGATTCTCCTATTAGGGCGAGTATCTTATTTTTCCCGATTTTACAACAAGATCTAGGGCGTTGGAGTCCCTGGGGGCGCTTCCAAGGTTTGCGGCGCGATATCGATAAATTACTGTTAGAAGAAATCGAAGAACGTCGCCAAAATCCCGATCCAAATCGCACCGATATTCTCAATTTGATGATGTCCGCTAGGGACGAAAATGGGGAACAGATGACCTATGAAGAACTACGGGATGAACTGTTAACTTTATTATTCGCCGGACACGAAACCACCGCCACCGCCATGGCTTGGTCTTTGTATTGGGTGCATAAACTTCCTACCGTGCGCGATCGCCTTTTATCAGAGTTAGCAACCCTCCCCCCAAATCCCGACCCGATGACTATTTATAGATTACCTTATTTAACAGCAATTTGTCAAGAAACTCTGCGAATTTATCCAGTCGCCATGGTGACATTTCCCCGGGTGACTACTCAAGCGGTGGAACTGATGGGATATCACATAGAACCCAATATAGAAGTGATTGGCGCTATCTATTTAACCCATAATGATCCGACAATTTATCCTGACCCCAAACAGTTTAAACCAGAGAGATTTTTAGATAAAAAATACTCCCCTTATCAATATTTACCTTTTGGTGGCGGTGCGCGTCAATGTATTGGTATGGCTTTGGCTCAATATGAGCTAAAATTAGTCCTAGCAACAGTCATGTTAAACTATCAACTAACCCTGGCTAATTCCCAGCCCGCCAAAGCCGCCCGCCGAGGGGTAACTTTATCAGCGACGGGAGGCATTCCTATGGTGTTAACAGGGCGGCGATCGCTATCTTCCAACCCTGTGGGAGTTGCACCGAAAGAAACCCCGCTTCTGGGTTAACTCTTCTGGTTAAGCCCAACTGTCCCCGAAGTTACCAGGTTGATGGGGAATTTCTCCCCTATTTAATCCTTTTTGGTCTTGATTTCCCTCACATCAGCAGTATAATATTGACAATGGCTTAATTTTTCATGGAGATGAGGTTCTGAAATCTCAAAAATTACCAATGATTGATACCTTGAATTGTTCCCCCCAACAGTTAGCGATTTGGCTGAGTCGTTTGGTGGAAATTTTGCGGAGTCAAGGGGGTTTAACTTGGCATAGCTTTGTTCAAACCGTTGCTGGTAAAACCGCGATCATAGAAATTGATGGCATTCAGTTGAGATTAAATGCCAATCACAGCGAACCTATCCAGGTAGATATTACTGATAATTCCGATAATTTAGAGTCAGTGGAAGCCTTGAATTTTGGCAGCCAAGCCGAAACCTTACGAGATTTAATTGGTGGTCGGTTGACGTTAGATCAAGGGGTGGCGATCGGTAAAATTCATTTGCGGGGAAGTTTATCGGAGTTGTTAGGTATTCATAAACTCACCATGGATATTGTCGCCGAAAGTGCCATTAATCCTCAACTACAGCGACTGTGGAAAGAATTTGACGATCTGTGGTTCCGTCCCAGTTTTCCTCCCCCAGTTTTGTCTCTGGAAGAACAAATAACCCCCCAGGGCGAATTGATTCTGAATGTCCCAAATGACGTGCTAAATATTGAGGTGGAACTGAAATAGAAAGGCTGAAAAACTAACTCTGGAGGGGGTAATTATTTTTATTCTTTGTGCCGTGGCATCTCGACTTTTCCCCGCTCCCAAATTTATCCAGACTCGAAGGCGAAAAAATAGGGTCAACCATCGGATCATCTGAGCCACTTAGAACGGTGCTAAGATGTGTCATACAGACTAATATGGGGGTAGATAAAGCCCCATCATAATGGTTTTGTTTTTTGTCTGATGCCCCGAAATCGGGTCGGATTCCCTCGATTTTGTCAACCTTTATTTTCTTATGTTTACTCTGATATGCTATCTGAATTATTCCATAAATTTGGTGTGCCGTTTTTTTTGTCAGTAGTCCACGATCCAAATCTTTGTATTTCTTGGTCACAATTTGGTGAAGATACTCTAATTTTAGAGTTGATTTCCAGAAATAAATCCAACCTATTTAGCAATTACTATGTTGACATCGGTGCTTATCATCCCAGTCGATTTTCTAACACTAAGCTTTTGAGTATGATGGGATGGAAAGGTATGAATGTAGATCCCAATCCTCAATCTGTGAAACTATTTGAACAGGAACGTCCCCAGGATATCAATCTAAATCTAGGTGTTGCTTCTTATGAAGGGGAGTCAGAAATCTATTGTTTCCGCGAAGGTGCTATCAACACTTTTAATGGGGAAATGGCCGAATATTTCATTAGACACGGATGGGAGTTTATGGGCAAGCAAAAAGTGAAGGTACTCCCCCTTAACCAGCTACTTGACACTTATCTTCCCGACGAAATTAAAGATTCAGAAATTGGTTTCCTAGACATTGATTGCGAAGGTTTAGACAAGGATATTATTCTGAATTTAGATATCGATCGCTATCGGCCTTATATCATTGCAGTTGAGGCACATGATTTCAATCTTATGCATCCTCTCGCTCACGAAATTGTTCAGTTTCTGATCGCTGCCGATTACCAGTTGGCTGCTTACACCGGACCTACCCTTCTGTTTAGACGGTCAACATGATGGTATTGACGTTGGGAAGTTTAATGAGAAAATATATGAATATTTAAGCCGGGATGGTTGGTTCGAGTTTTTCATCGGTTAAAGTTATAATAGAATTTCAGCCGGATTTTCAGAATTAAACATGGTCGATCGCATCGTATTAGCAACATCAGGTTCTTTGGGTGATTTGTATCCTTATTTGGCGATCGCCCGAGGATTAAAAGCCAGGGGGTATCAGCCGATCATCGCCGCCGCCGAAAAATACCGAAGTTATGTGGCGGCGGAGGAAATCGAATTTCACCCTTTGAGGGAAAGGATATGGGAACAGGATAACAAGTTCATGCAAATGCTAATGGACTCCCAACGGGAGGTCGAATACATTATTTGTTATCAATTGATGCCCCACTTGCGGGCGACTTACACCGACTTGATGGCAGCGGTACGGGGGGCGGATTTGTTAATAACTCATCCGCTGATTTTGCCCGGTCGAATTGTCGCCGAACAAACCCAAATTCCTTGGATTTCAACGGTTCTATCAGCCTTTATGTCAGTTTACGATTCGCCTGGGGGCGATAGCTTCGCTTCACGCACCGAGGCGATCGCTTCCCCAGTCTCGGAGTATGAACGGTGTTTGCAATGGGTCGCCAAAGATGCCGAACAACGCCAACTCCGCAGTCGGCTTCGCCATTGGAGTGCCCCCCTGCGTCAACTGCGGAGTTCGTTGGGATTGCCACCAGGCCCAGATCCCCTGTTTGAAGGGCAGCATTCCCCCGATTTAGTGCTGGCTTTGTTTTCCCAGGTTTTTGCCAGACCCCAACCGGACTGGCCCAGGCAAACTGTCGTCACCGGGTTTCCGTTTTATGATAACCCGTCCAATCAGGGGTTATCTGAGGAACTGAGAGAGTTTTTAGACAGCGGGCCGCCACCGATAGTGTTTACTTTGGGTTCAACGGTGGTATGGACTGCCGGTAATTTTTACTGGTCTAGCGCGATCGCCGCCCACCAGTTGGGCTATCGGTCAGTGCTAATGATGGGCCCTGGCGCGGATAGTGTCAGACCCGACCAATTGCCTGAAGGCGCGATCGCCGTCAATTATGCCCCCCACGGGCAAATTTTCCCCAGGGCGGCGGCGATTGTCCATCATGGCGGCATGGGAACCACAGCAGAAGCATTGCGATCGGGGCGGAGAATGCTGGTGGTTCCCCACAAGTACGACCAGCCAGAAAATGCAGCCCGCGTCGTCCGCCTGGGGGTCGCCCGAATGCTCCCACCCCAACAATATACTGCGGAGTTGGTAGCCAACGAACTTCGACAACTGTTGTTTGAAAAACAATATGCCCAAAAAGCCGCTGCCATTGGAGAAGCGATCGGGGCGGAAAATGGCGTAGAAACGGCTTGTGATGCGATCGCCAACCTTATCGGCCAGTACCCGAGTCGGAAACCCGCCAAATATTCCGACTCCCCCAATGATTCTCAGATCACATATTCCCCATAAACTAAGCCGGTGGCGAGCCATGTTTTTTCTCCGAGTTTAAGGGTAACGGCCGCGCGGCCGGTGAGTTCTTCAATAAAAGTATATTGCCGTTGTTGATTGTCGGGGACGATTAATTCTACTACCGACTCAAAATCAATTTCAATTAGCAATTGGTCTTGGTCATCAGCGGCGATAATTTCCAAGGCGCTGGGGGTTTGCAATAAGCGATCGCTAAATAATAGCGCCATAATTCCCGGCAACCTGGGGGGAATAACAGGCAGCTCCGACCAGTCCCAATTAATCTGTAAAGTGGCACCCAAAAACACTTTTCGCAATTGATGATTCACATAAATAAAAATATAGGGAAAACCCCCTTGCGAATGGTCTTTGTTGGTGCGTCTGTCCAATACCAAAGTGATGGCGGTGCCATCAATGCAGGTGCCAAAAGCGACGAACCACTCCCAACCGATATCTTCCCCCCAGCGGAAGCGACCAAAATTGCGATCGTGGTAGCAAAACCAGTTTGGGTGAATGGGAAACGATCGCCCACCAACGGATAAGTTTCCTCTCACCTGTAAGCCCGGTACTAATCCCCAGCCGATGAATCCACTGCCAAACGGTGAATTTTCCGTGACTAATAGGGGAGTGGCTGTAGCTGTCGCCGCCAATTCAATGAATAGCTGCGATCGCTGATCTTGTACTTCTAACCGCGTCTGGGTTCCGTTTACTTGCAATTCCATCCCTTGACCTTGCCAATGTACGGGTTCCGGGCTGATTTGACTGGGGTTCCACTCTTGGGAAAAAGTCGTTCCGAAACTGGCAAAAGGGGCCGCAGGGCGACAGTCTGAGTCGAGAAAATCAGTCGGAACTGTCACCATCAAACTGGTTTGAATTTCTCCAGTTCCCGGTCTGGCGATCGCCGTCAGATTTACGAGGACTCTAATCTGAGTATCAGGATCCAATAATACATAATGATACCAATCTTTCCAATCTAGGGGTGCGGTGGGATCGTCGAGAGGGATTCGCAGTTGTTCCACCCGGGCAAGTTTTTGTTCGTCAATGGTCATTTTTTCTGAGAAAATTAACTAAAATTGGGCGGTGGATAACTTATCGTTGTAGGGAACCTGGCTCGCTGAGAACGTCTTTAATTGGCGGGATGGGGGTTGGGGCGGTTGGGGACACAGACGGTGCGGTAGATGCGATCGCCTGCAATGTCGTAGCTATCCTGGGGGAAACACAACTGATTCCCAAAACAATCTTGAGAAACCAAGCCTCCCCATCTATTCCTAATTGGTTCACCAAGTCCGCCGCCGAAGTCTGGGAATTAGGCATTTGGGAACCAGCAATATCCCACAACCACTGTTCCCAAAACTTGAGCAAACCCGCCCTAGAAGCCGGAGTCCCCACGGAATTGTGAAAAGCGGTAGCCGTCGCTTGACTGACGGCGATCCAACGGGGGACGGAGGCGGCGGCTAAACTCAAAACCCCATTTTTACAGAACCGGGTGAGTCGCAATTGATCCAGTAGCATTCGACCTGGGGGGGTTTTGGCATAGTCGTCCCCTTTTTGGGCGAAAATTAGCAATAATTCTAACACCAACCAACGAGCCGGAAGTAAGTCTAATTCTGGCAATCGCGTCCCTAAATGATACAAGCAACCCGCTATGGTTTGGGGGGGAGGGGTGGCTGGGTTTAATGGCTTAATTTTCTGGGTGGCGATCGCCTCTATATGGGAGGCAATTCGAGGCGACAATGACATCAATCCTAGGAGAAAATAACCCAACCAGCGATCGCTATCTGTTCCCAGTTTAGCCACAAATTCTGTGGCTACAAATAATGGGGCGACGATGGGTTTAGCCGTTTCTGGGGCTTCTACGTCGCTTTCTACCAAACTCAACAGCCACCTTTCCCAAATATAAAGCAGACGTTGTTCCCGGCGATCGCCCTTGAGGACTTGACCGGACATCGATAAAGTTTCCGAAATCCAATCGGGGACTTTTGCCGTGGCCAGCACTGTCGATACAGTTGAGAAAAAAGCCGTTTTTCGCAGTTGCGAGAGCCGTTTTAAACCCTCTGGGGTGCAGGTGTATTCTTCTCCTTTTTGGCTGATGGCTACTAATAATTCTGCCACCAGCCAGCGAGAAGGAATGCGATCGAGGTCGTTCAATGCCGAAATCAATCCCCAGGCATTTTGGGTGGTTATGTCATCATAAATTGACGATTTATGATCCGCTAATTCTCTCGATGGAAAGCTGATATTAACCAGATATTCTCTAGGCTTTTTCTCCGCAATTTTAGCTTTAACATTTAGGATGATTAACAGAGGTTCTTCCAGTAATCCGGGAAATCTTAGCCCACTTTTAATAACCTGTCCTGGTTGCAGTTCTAAAGGTAGTTTTACCGTCACAGTTTGAGTGGCGTTTCCCGCACCAGAACCTAGATAAATATAGTCAGGTTCCACCGGATTAATGGTGGCAAAAATCTCCCCGTTATCGGCGAGCCAATTATCTAAAACTGGTCGCACCAGTAGAGTTTCACCGCTACCATTATGCAGGGACAGTCTCAGCACCAGTTCACCGCCTGGGTGAATTTCAGCTTGGACTGGGGGGGGCATTGCGATCGGGTTTTTATCTTCGATCATCTTGACAATCTCTCTATCTTATGGTAAAATAACTTCCTCAATACAACTTGATTTTATGGTTGGTCAATCCTCCTTAAAATGAGCCAGGGGCTATGGCTCGTATCATAACCCCCCAAAATGCTATAAATTTCGATAAATCACATAGTTAATTAATTCTTTCAGAAAGCGGCGATCGTGAACCGGAGTCTGCCATTTTTCACCGGGTCTGATCGGAGTTTCCGGCTCCATAAAATCCAGACTGTCCAAAATATCGGCAGCTTTTTGAGCTAAAGATCGGGCAACAGCCCAGCCATGTTCGATGCTACCATACTGGCGCATTTGTTCCATAACAAATTCTACCTGTTCCGGGGTCTTTTCCGGTCGGGGGGTGGCGAGAATTTCCAACATTCGGCGGGATTCGACCGGACTACTGTGGGCGATCGCATGATTGAGCATCAAAGTGCGTTTTCCCTCATAAATGTCTCCGCCAATTTCCTTCCCATAAGCCTTCATATCTCCCACCAAGTTTAATAAATCATCTTGGATCTGAAAAGCAATGCCCAAAATCATGCCAAACCGAGTAACTCCCGCCAAAGGTTCCACCAAATCTTGAGGATTAGCCGAGGAATTCCCCACAATCAAACCGATGCGACAGGGTGTCATAAAAGAATACCAACAGGTTTTTTTGACGCACATTTTAAAATAATCGCGATCGCTTAAATTGTCCGTATTTTCTGCCACCCAATCCAATTCCATCGCCTGTCCTTCCACCGATTGACGCGCCATAAACTCAATTTCGTGGAGTACATTCAGAGTTTTGGTTACCCCGATCGCCGATAAATTTTCCAGCAACAAACCCACAGCCAGTACATTGGTTGCATCCCCAACATTAATCGCCCGGGGAATCCCAATATTGTGGTGTAACGTCCCTTTTCCCCGGCGCGACTCTGACCCGTCCTCAATATCATCGTGAATCAGAAACGCATTGTGATACAGTTCCAAAGCCGCCGCCGTCGATAGCGCCACCTGTCCCATGCCACCCACCGCCCGCGCCGCACTAATACACATGGTGGGGCGCAGCATTTTACCTCCCCGAAACGGGTAATCGAGCAACAAATCATATAACGGTTCGTAGGAACCGATAACTTCTCGTCGCCTGCCAATAAATTCCTGAATTTTTGCCCCGATCGCTATCCGGGAGTCTTCTAGTGCTTGGTTAATAATGGTTTGATCAAACTGAGCCGGGTAGGGTGTCGGGAGGGTCGCCTCCGACACCGTATTTAAGTCCGCTTCCAGGTTCGCATCCTCCGGCAGAATCGAACCCCGGTTATTTTTACCGTCGGGAATGCGTTCCGGAAGCGTTGCGGATGCCACATCGCTGACTGCAATGGTGGCGGTTTGGGGAGTGCTGGCCATGCTGATTGGCTGATTTGATGAGGGAGTGCGTTCCGGAAGCGTTGCGGATGCCACATCGCCATTAGCCTCAGAAACCGCGATCGTTTGGGGAACACAGGACTGTAATTCACCAGCCGAGTCCGTTTCCTCA includes:
- a CDS encoding FkbM family methyltransferase: MLSELFHKFGVPFFLSVVHDPNLCISWSQFGEDTLILELISRNKSNLFSNYYVDIGAYHPSRFSNTKLLSMMGWKGMNVDPNPQSVKLFEQERPQDINLNLGVASYEGESEIYCFREGAINTFNGEMAEYFIRHGWEFMGKQKVKVLPLNQLLDTYLPDEIKDSEIGFLDIDCEGLDKDIILNLDIDRYRPYIIAVEAHDFNLMHPLAHEIVQFLIAADYQLAAYTGPTLLFRRST
- the uvrC gene encoding excinuclease ABC subunit UvrC, with the protein product MTIIPLIEDSDRLEMRLKEIPPVPGVYFMKDGNENILYIGKSKKLRSRVRSYFRDRQKHSHRINLMIQQVTDIEFIVTDTEAEALALEANLIKNHQPHFNVLLKDDKKYPYLCITWSEPYPRIFITRKRNLSNPKDRYYGPYVDTGLLRSNLQLVKRLFPLRQRPKPLFKDRPCLNYDIGRCPGVCQQMISPEDYHQIVQKVAMVFQGRTEELIKNLTAQMQQAAAELNFETAAKFRDRIQGLQSLNQDQKVSLPDETVSLDAIALATDGQQASVQLFQIRAGHLVGRLGFLAKVYPSETALTSLELGGIIQRVLQEHYQTVDAVEIPSEIVLQYSLQDGELVADWLSDRKGRKVTLITPQRQAKLDLIAMVERNANYELMRLQKLSDRHHQSLQDLTEILDLPDLPHRIEGYDISHIQGSDAVASRVVFIDGLPAKQHYRQYKIKNPDVHSGRSDDFASLAEVIGRRFRDYQNLEPQDKPDLIMIDGGKGQLSAVVKVLQGLDILEELKVISLAKRREEIFVPGESQPLTTHPEQPGVQLLRRLRDEAHRFAVSFHRNQRSKRMKRSHLDDIPGLGHHRQKLLLGHFRSIDYIRMATPTQLAEVPGIGEKLARQIYDYFHPST
- a CDS encoding cytochrome P450; translated protein: MKLIDGPQNHPTIQKIQWITNPLGYMENCHRKYGDVFAAKIGVAGRPVVFVSHPQAIQEILTRDTKEFTAPGSSNRILEPVVGDKSVILLDDKNHLRQRKLLMPPFHGERMFNYGKLICDLTTKIGDTLPIGKTFLARDYVQKISLAIILQAVFGVYEGPRYDRLKKLTTELVAVTDSPIRASILFFPILQQDLGRWSPWGRFQGLRRDIDKLLLEEIEERRQNPDPNRTDILNLMMSARDENGEQMTYEELRDELLTLLFAGHETTATAMAWSLYWVHKLPTVRDRLLSELATLPPNPDPMTIYRLPYLTAICQETLRIYPVAMVTFPRVTTQAVELMGYHIEPNIEVIGAIYLTHNDPTIYPDPKQFKPERFLDKKYSPYQYLPFGGGARQCIGMALAQYELKLVLATVMLNYQLTLANSQPAKAARRGVTLSATGGIPMVLTGRRSLSSNPVGVAPKETPLLG
- a CDS encoding glycosyltransferase; its protein translation is MVDRIVLATSGSLGDLYPYLAIARGLKARGYQPIIAAAEKYRSYVAAEEIEFHPLRERIWEQDNKFMQMLMDSQREVEYIICYQLMPHLRATYTDLMAAVRGADLLITHPLILPGRIVAEQTQIPWISTVLSAFMSVYDSPGGDSFASRTEAIASPVSEYERCLQWVAKDAEQRQLRSRLRHWSAPLRQLRSSLGLPPGPDPLFEGQHSPDLVLALFSQVFARPQPDWPRQTVVTGFPFYDNPSNQGLSEELREFLDSGPPPIVFTLGSTVVWTAGNFYWSSAIAAHQLGYRSVLMMGPGADSVRPDQLPEGAIAVNYAPHGQIFPRAAAIVHHGGMGTTAEALRSGRRMLVVPHKYDQPENAARVVRLGVARMLPPQQYTAELVANELRQLLFEKQYAQKAAAIGEAIGAENGVETACDAIANLIGQYPSRKPAKYSDSPNDSQITYSP
- a CDS encoding polyprenyl synthetase family protein, coding for MEKSTSSMWHPQRFRNAQLGENGCGNGKSVVPFLRTEETDSAGELQSCVPQTIAVSEANGDVASATLPERTPSSNQPISMASTPQTATIAVSDVASATLPERIPDGKNNRGSILPEDANLEADLNTVSEATLPTPYPAQFDQTIINQALEDSRIAIGAKIQEFIGRRREVIGSYEPLYDLLLDYPFRGGKMLRPTMCISAARAVGGMGQVALSTAAALELYHNAFLIHDDIEDGSESRRGKGTLHHNIGIPRAINVGDATNVLAVGLLLENLSAIGVTKTLNVLHEIEFMARQSVEGQAMELDWVAENTDNLSDRDYFKMCVKKTCWYSFMTPCRIGLIVGNSSANPQDLVEPLAGVTRFGMILGIAFQIQDDLLNLVGDMKAYGKEIGGDIYEGKRTLMLNHAIAHSSPVESRRMLEILATPRPEKTPEQVEFVMEQMRQYGSIEHGWAVARSLAQKAADILDSLDFMEPETPIRPGEKWQTPVHDRRFLKELINYVIYRNL